A window from Lactiplantibacillus pentosus encodes these proteins:
- a CDS encoding NADPH-dependent FMN reductase, protein MKFVGIIGTNATQSTNRQLLQYMQRHFEQQATIEICEIKDLPAFNEPDDRTAPSTVQQLSDKINAADGVIFATPEYDHSIPAVLKSAIEWLSYTTRPLINKPVMIVGASNGSLGTSRAQAHLRQILEAPELKALVMPNVEYLLGRSLQAFDDQGNLTYPDKVQELDNAFDEFVDFVDLTTKIMPSSQFFEKSKQFSWKQVTGEE, encoded by the coding sequence ATGAAGTTTGTCGGGATTATCGGCACTAATGCGACCCAATCAACGAACCGTCAGTTATTGCAATACATGCAACGTCATTTTGAACAACAAGCCACGATTGAAATTTGTGAAATAAAAGATTTACCGGCGTTTAACGAACCGGATGACCGGACCGCGCCAAGCACTGTACAACAGCTTTCCGATAAGATCAACGCCGCGGATGGGGTGATTTTTGCGACCCCTGAATATGATCATTCGATTCCCGCCGTTTTGAAGAGTGCGATTGAATGGTTGTCATACACGACGCGACCCCTGATCAATAAGCCGGTCATGATCGTCGGTGCTTCGAATGGCTCACTAGGAACGTCACGCGCGCAGGCCCATTTGCGGCAAATCTTAGAAGCGCCTGAACTGAAGGCGTTGGTCATGCCGAACGTTGAATACTTGCTCGGTCGGTCCTTGCAAGCCTTCGATGACCAAGGTAATTTGACGTATCCCGACAAAGTCCAAGAACTGGACAACGCGTTTGATGAGTTCGTAGACTTTGTCGATTTGACGACCAAGATTATGCCGTCCAGTCAATTTTTTGAAAAGAGTAAGCAATTTTCATGGAAACAAGTCACTGGGGAGGAATAG